One genomic segment of Coffea arabica cultivar ET-39 chromosome 6e, Coffea Arabica ET-39 HiFi, whole genome shotgun sequence includes these proteins:
- the LOC113697175 gene encoding beta-amyrin 6-beta-monooxygenase-like: MEAFYLYFLSLLVVFISISLAFLCHGSESKKYKLPPGASRFPLVGETLHFFLSGPEKFIHHRMKKYSDEVFATSLVGQNMAVICGAAGNKFLLCTANDFVSPWLPDSLLMFFNWVDSPGKSRKDVFSKIRGFHQAVIMRPEALKKYIPIMDSLTRQHLKTDWDPFQVVKVHPASRKITLALACKLVLGLEPEQTQRFSDSFTVSLQGLFSLPINLPGTTYNRALKEIEKLKQEFLNIILKRKKMALENGEKAGSDILSRTLLDENAHLLSDLEIALYLVSLMMPSYESTSAAITFVLKYLAELPHIYDMVYKEHMEIAKSKDPEELLNWEDVKKMKYSWNVICEAMRLTPPAVGAFREAETDIHFAGVTIPKGWKVLWSPFTTNKNPKYFPEPENFDPTRFEGDEPTPCTFIPFSTGPRMCPGKEYSRFLILVYMHNVVRKYKLQKLIPDEKVLYHGGPYPASGLPLRLQPH; encoded by the exons ATGGAGGCCTTTTACCTCTACTTCCTCTCCCTCCTAGTCGTGTTCATTTCCATTTCTCTTGCCTTTCTTTGCCACGGTTCTGAGTCTAAAAAGTACAAACTTCCACCAGGTGCATCTAGATTCCCACTAGTCGGAGAGACACTCCATTTTTTCCTGAGCGGCCCTGAAAAATTTATTCATCATAGAATGAAAAAATACTCTGACGAAGTTTTCGCAACTTCGTTGGTCGGACAGAATATGGCTGTAATTTGTGGTGCAGCTGGGAACAAGTTCTTATTATGCACTGCAAACGATTTCGTTAGTCCTTGGCTTCCAGACTCACTATTGATGTTTTTTAATTGGGTGGATTCTCCTGGAAAGTCACGCAAGGATGTATTTTCAAAAATCCGCGGCTTTCATCAAGCAGTAATCATGAGGCCTGAAGCTTTGAAGAAGTACATACCTATCATGGATTCCTTGACAAGGCAACACCTGAAGACTGACTGGGATCCTTTCCAAGTAGTAAAGGTCCATCCAGCATCCCGGAAGATAACACTTGCATTGGCATGTAAATTAGTGCTAGGTCTGGAACCTGAACAAACTCAAAGATTTTCTGACTCTTTCACAGTCTCATTACAAGGTCTGTTCTCATTGCCTATCAATTTGCCCGGCACCACTTATAATCGTGCTTTGAAAGAGATCGAAAAGCTTAAGCAGGAATTCCTGAATATCATTCTAAAGAGGAAAAAGATGGCTTTAGAGAATGGGGAAAAAGCAGGTTCGGACATACTGTCTCGCACGCTGCTGGATGAAAACGCCCATTTGTTGTCCGACTTGGAAATTGCTCTTTATCTTGTAAGTTTGATGATGCCCAGCTATGAATCCACCAGTGCAGCAATCACCTTTGTCTTGAAATATCTCGCAGAGCTTCCCCATATCTATGATATGGTTTATAAGG AACACATGGAGATTGCCAAGTCTAAAGATCCTGAAGAGCTGCTGAACTGGGAAGATGTTAAGAAAATGAAGTATTCTTGGAATGTGATTTGTGAAGCTATGAGGTTAACACCACCAGCCGTAGGAGCCTTTAGAGAGGCCGAGACTGACATCCATTTTGCGGGTGTCACTATTCCAAAAGGATGGAAA GTGCTTTGGAGCCCATTCACAACAAACAAAAACCCCAAGTACTTTCCtgaaccagaaaattttgatCCTACGAGATTTGAAGGTGACGAACCAACACCATGCACATTTATACCATTTTCAACAGGACCGCGAATGTGCCCAGGAAAGGAGTATTCCAGATTCCTGATACTCGTGTACATGCATAATGTTGTGAGAAAGTATAAGCTGCAGAAGTTGATTCCAGACGAGAAGGTCCTATATCATGGCGGCCCTTATCCAGCTAGTGGTCTCCCCTTGCGTCTACAACCGCATTAA